A single genomic interval of Luteolibacter arcticus harbors:
- a CDS encoding PA14 domain-containing protein has protein sequence MIMFSPHHAGRIAGLALLGAGLCLGIHAAEPMSLAALQRTADQKSREILSFTLEGTVCSAEGRRVALQDATATVLLECPSLPADCSEGMRLRIESEDCLIVRDRHVIRLGTAPVVENDGHHSRVTRSGTLHLEQGKQPLRMEWFNGYAETSLDLEFEGPGLPRQGVPASSLFQRAAGEGDFSPGLAYQTYIGEWHALPDFKMLEPVSRGTVPDFDVAVVPQPNHAGAVFTGFLEIPQTGLYTFHVSSDDGSRLYLGEPKVSVTPLAGRGVMTTREWHGSASANGGDWVTAEGNVTFAARQDGWLVLDLAGPSASFQAVVAGEGELQPETLLNRRVTLRGIGRRDGMAVVRQGDVELFASPRQPTDLLTEVGQVRRLQPEESRKPYRARLTGVVTMTTSASLVLQDSTGGVFIYYNAPPSSVPPRPGELWEIEGNTAPGDFSPMIYGERASYHGRAPMPEPKRPSWDQIASGSLDAELVEIEGVVVSDTADAMELLTSGGMLRIVDHRFYPLPVRDMDAAARTALRGSVVRIRGVFTANWDSSTGRVNPGVCLLGNALLTVQAPAPDDPFEVPSIKAADLLLFTSHSSRFKRVKVLGTVLHGRPPELYLTDGGRGFRVVSADTSGLKPGDRVEASGYPRLGGPSPVLLETRVRGIGHEAIPEPQVVSADRLPDAALDATRVSIEASLLSDSLREQERVLEVQAGSQRFVARLATADRTAKPVERGSIVRLSGVYVAGLPDRAAAEPFELLLHEPGDLVVLHRGPWWTARHTMFAIAILSGGLSLALGWVFSLRRTVALRSRQLAAEIEERQSSERHREMESERARVAQDLHDELGSGLTEAGILTSLVQSDAIPQEKKDGYLTQLGEVCRGLVTGLDEIVWAVNPRYDSVTDLAGYFSLFAQRFLDLAGIQCRLKIADSVAGHPLDSRRRHGLFLAFKEALNNIVRHSGATEVKLEIAVTAGRLDVALADNGRGFAIAPDSPGSDGLAGMLARMEKLGGACRIETNPGRGTSVGFSLPLEKNTNTP, from the coding sequence ATGATCATGTTTTCCCCGCATCACGCTGGTAGGATCGCTGGCCTCGCTTTGCTCGGGGCCGGCCTTTGTCTCGGCATTCACGCGGCGGAGCCGATGTCGCTGGCGGCTCTCCAGCGCACTGCCGATCAGAAGAGCCGGGAGATCCTGTCCTTCACGCTGGAGGGCACCGTGTGCTCGGCGGAGGGGAGGCGGGTGGCGCTGCAGGACGCGACCGCCACGGTTCTGTTAGAGTGTCCGTCATTGCCCGCGGATTGCAGCGAGGGGATGCGGCTGCGAATCGAGAGTGAAGACTGCCTGATCGTCCGCGACCGCCATGTGATCCGGCTGGGCACTGCGCCGGTCGTGGAGAATGACGGGCACCACTCGCGCGTCACCCGCTCGGGAACGCTTCATCTGGAGCAGGGGAAGCAGCCGCTGCGCATGGAGTGGTTCAATGGCTACGCGGAGACCTCGCTGGACCTAGAGTTCGAGGGACCGGGCTTGCCGCGGCAGGGGGTGCCGGCGTCCTCCTTGTTTCAACGTGCTGCGGGGGAGGGCGACTTTTCGCCGGGACTCGCCTACCAGACCTATATCGGCGAATGGCACGCGCTGCCGGATTTCAAAATGCTTGAGCCTGTCTCCCGCGGGACCGTTCCCGATTTCGACGTGGCCGTGGTGCCCCAGCCCAATCACGCGGGGGCGGTATTCACCGGCTTCCTCGAGATTCCGCAGACCGGGCTCTATACCTTCCACGTGTCATCGGACGATGGCTCGCGGCTTTACCTCGGCGAACCGAAGGTGAGCGTCACGCCGCTGGCGGGAAGAGGAGTGATGACGACGCGGGAGTGGCACGGCAGTGCTTCCGCCAACGGCGGCGACTGGGTGACCGCGGAAGGAAACGTCACCTTCGCGGCGCGGCAGGATGGATGGCTCGTGCTTGATCTGGCAGGCCCGAGCGCGTCGTTCCAAGCGGTCGTGGCGGGCGAGGGCGAGCTCCAGCCGGAGACCTTGCTCAATCGTCGCGTGACACTTCGCGGCATCGGCCGCCGTGACGGGATGGCGGTCGTGCGCCAGGGCGATGTGGAACTTTTCGCCTCACCCCGCCAACCTACCGACTTGCTCACCGAGGTGGGCCAAGTGCGGCGCTTGCAGCCGGAGGAATCCCGCAAACCCTACCGTGCGCGCCTGACCGGCGTGGTGACGATGACGACCTCGGCCTCGCTGGTGCTTCAGGATTCGACCGGGGGCGTTTTCATTTACTACAATGCCCCTCCGTCCAGTGTCCCTCCACGTCCCGGCGAGCTGTGGGAAATCGAAGGCAATACCGCCCCCGGCGACTTTTCCCCGATGATCTATGGCGAGCGCGCGAGCTACCACGGTCGCGCCCCGATGCCCGAGCCTAAACGGCCGTCGTGGGATCAGATCGCGAGCGGCAGCCTTGATGCCGAGCTGGTGGAGATCGAGGGCGTGGTCGTGTCCGATACCGCGGACGCGATGGAGCTGCTGACCAGCGGCGGCATGCTGCGGATCGTCGACCATCGCTTCTATCCCTTGCCGGTGCGCGATATGGATGCGGCGGCGCGCACGGCCCTTCGCGGCAGCGTGGTGCGCATCCGCGGCGTCTTCACCGCGAACTGGGACAGCTCGACCGGCCGGGTCAATCCCGGCGTCTGTTTGTTAGGTAACGCCCTGCTAACGGTGCAGGCGCCGGCCCCGGACGATCCCTTCGAGGTGCCCTCCATCAAGGCTGCGGACCTGTTACTCTTCACCTCGCACTCCAGCCGCTTCAAGCGCGTGAAGGTGCTCGGCACGGTGCTGCATGGACGACCTCCGGAACTCTACCTGACCGACGGCGGCAGGGGCTTCCGCGTCGTCTCCGCCGATACCTCCGGCCTGAAGCCCGGCGACCGCGTGGAGGCCTCCGGCTACCCGCGGCTGGGTGGTCCTTCGCCTGTTCTGTTAGAAACGCGGGTCCGCGGCATCGGCCATGAAGCCATCCCGGAGCCGCAAGTTGTGAGCGCGGACCGCCTGCCCGATGCTGCGCTGGATGCGACGCGGGTGTCGATCGAGGCGAGCTTGCTAAGCGACAGCCTGCGCGAGCAAGAGCGCGTGCTAGAAGTGCAAGCGGGCAGCCAGCGTTTCGTCGCGCGCCTAGCCACGGCGGACCGCACCGCCAAGCCGGTCGAGCGCGGCAGCATCGTGCGTCTCTCCGGCGTGTATGTGGCAGGCTTGCCTGACCGCGCGGCGGCGGAACCCTTCGAGCTGCTGCTTCACGAGCCCGGGGATCTTGTCGTCCTCCACCGCGGCCCGTGGTGGACCGCCCGTCACACGATGTTCGCGATCGCCATTCTTTCCGGTGGCTTGTCGCTTGCTCTCGGCTGGGTGTTCTCGCTCCGTCGCACGGTGGCCCTGCGCAGCCGCCAACTCGCCGCGGAGATCGAAGAACGCCAGTCCAGCGAGCGCCACCGGGAGATGGAGAGCGAGCGCGCGCGTGTCGCGCAGGACCTGCATGATGAACTCGGCTCCGGCCTGACCGAGGCGGGCATCCTCACCTCGCTGGTCCAGAGCGACGCCATCCCGCAGGAGAAGAAAGACGGCTATCTCACCCAGCTCGGCGAAGTCTGCCGCGGCCTCGTCACCGGGCTCGATGAGATCGTGTGGGCGGTCAATCCACGCTACGACTCTGTCACCGATCTGGCGGGCTACTTTTCCCTCTTCGCCCAGCGTTTCCTCGATCTCGCCGGCATCCAGTGCCGTCTCAAGATCGCCGACTCGGTCGCCGGGCATCCGCTCGACTCGCGCCGCCGCCATGGGCTGTTCCTCGCCTTCAAGGAAGCTCTGAACAACATCGTCCGTCACTCCGGCGCGACCGAGGTGAAGCTCGAGATCGCCGTGACCGCGGGCCGCCTCGACGTCGCGCTCGCCGACAACGGCCGCGGCTTTGCCATCGCCCCGGACTCTCCCGGCAGCGATGGTCTTGCCGGGATGCTCGCGAGAATGGAGAAACTGGGTGGAGCCTGCCGCATCGAGACGAACCCGGGGCGGGGGACCTCGGTCGGGTTCAGCTTGCCTTTGGAAAAGAACACGAACACACCATGA
- a CDS encoding glycosyltransferase family 4 protein — MSHSRSLSDPHPQPAHVSLGGAAHILGGDPRKPWLEARSRRSLEAAGFTLTPIESGPGLLLRAGHVLRAPETFKAPPLLEGRPLVAIGLPPSGAWADFHRRHGGDYPGELPVPLCEWHSSPATLQARLRGEPLPSSTRVVHWPVLDLAETDERLAVYQIVTSLQHGGAEKIARDLAEELPRHGVATRLVVLGKPHRKPLDAPPGTLDLSHLRRGERAGILVKHAIAQGADVLHVHLTDADETRVLSKSGIPVIATVHNSRQGWPRNWETLRSNDVSLLLACSQAVETELREALPELPVRTVWNGIRPHEFPETPLPSTATGFTLACVANPRPQKRLELLPAIVAATRHELMSRGVNQLVKLVIAGETSDSLADALVSRKLVDREAEKHGIDLTWTEGEVPVRDVLARAHALVSCSAHEGLSLAHLEAMSSGRPVIACDTGGTRELAWRNPAVRLLDAAAPPEQFAREIVNALLAPLPSAHKGVWRDFTTERMAGRVARFARQAACLARKGTTLWFVTNNLSMGGAQSSLRRLAKSFHAKGHRVRVALLQEYPEHPTAGRTDLLEHGIEVFVPPPSGIIGPQESVDLILAEMTADPPAAVVFWNAITLHKLLLADALPFTPVHDISPGEMWFSSFERTMENPPPGLPCRVPRHYGRLLESFVVKYGAEAERAKAIGAPVAVIPNGVLLPDQPRRRSHFKGKLVFGTAARISPQKRLDELIEAFRIALPELPDCVLRIAGGVETGAEECAESLRELAMDLPVEWRRETQDIGGFHAGCDVFVMISDPAGCPNASLEALASGLPVIASDVGGASEQVIDGVNGRLVPARDVRAFANAMVDLAHDATKRDAMSVAAREHIRRHFTLERMTNDYLRLFLPDAI, encoded by the coding sequence ATGTCCCATTCGCGCTCCCTTTCCGATCCGCATCCGCAGCCGGCACATGTCAGCCTGGGCGGTGCGGCCCATATTCTCGGCGGCGATCCCCGCAAGCCGTGGCTGGAGGCCCGCAGCCGCCGCAGCTTGGAAGCCGCGGGGTTCACGCTCACCCCGATCGAGAGCGGTCCCGGGCTTTTACTACGCGCCGGCCACGTGCTGCGAGCGCCCGAGACCTTCAAAGCGCCGCCGCTGTTAGAGGGACGGCCCTTGGTCGCGATAGGCCTACCTCCAAGCGGCGCGTGGGCGGATTTCCACCGCAGGCACGGCGGCGATTACCCCGGCGAGTTGCCGGTGCCGCTTTGTGAGTGGCATTCGTCTCCCGCCACGCTGCAGGCGCGCTTGAGAGGAGAACCACTGCCCTCGTCGACACGCGTCGTCCACTGGCCGGTACTCGATCTCGCGGAGACCGACGAGCGGCTGGCGGTCTATCAGATCGTCACCAGCCTCCAACACGGCGGTGCCGAAAAGATCGCGCGGGATCTTGCGGAAGAGCTGCCACGCCACGGTGTCGCGACGCGACTGGTGGTGCTGGGAAAGCCTCACCGCAAGCCCCTTGATGCGCCGCCCGGAACGCTCGACCTCTCGCATCTCCGGCGCGGCGAGCGTGCGGGCATATTGGTAAAACATGCCATCGCCCAAGGCGCGGACGTACTCCACGTCCATCTCACCGATGCCGACGAGACCCGGGTGCTGTCGAAGTCCGGCATCCCGGTGATCGCCACGGTCCACAACAGCCGCCAAGGCTGGCCGCGCAACTGGGAGACGCTGCGGTCAAACGATGTCTCGCTCCTGCTGGCCTGCTCACAAGCCGTCGAAACAGAACTGCGCGAGGCACTGCCGGAGCTACCGGTGCGCACGGTGTGGAATGGCATCCGGCCGCATGAGTTCCCCGAAACGCCGCTGCCCTCGACCGCCACGGGATTTACGCTGGCCTGTGTGGCGAATCCGCGACCCCAGAAACGGCTCGAACTGCTGCCGGCCATCGTGGCCGCGACCCGCCATGAACTCATGTCCCGCGGAGTGAACCAACTGGTGAAGCTGGTCATCGCAGGCGAGACCTCGGACAGTCTCGCCGATGCGCTCGTATCCCGGAAACTGGTCGACCGCGAAGCAGAGAAGCATGGCATCGATCTGACCTGGACCGAGGGCGAGGTCCCGGTGCGCGATGTCTTAGCAAGGGCGCACGCGCTGGTTTCTTGCAGTGCTCATGAGGGACTCAGTCTCGCCCACCTCGAAGCGATGTCATCCGGTCGGCCGGTGATCGCCTGCGACACGGGTGGCACGCGCGAACTGGCGTGGCGGAATCCCGCGGTACGTTTGTTAGATGCGGCGGCACCTCCGGAGCAGTTCGCCAGGGAGATCGTGAACGCATTGCTCGCTCCCCTACCCTCGGCGCACAAAGGGGTGTGGCGTGACTTCACGACGGAGCGCATGGCGGGGCGCGTGGCTCGCTTCGCACGGCAGGCGGCATGCCTCGCCAGGAAGGGAACCACGTTGTGGTTCGTCACAAACAACCTCTCGATGGGCGGCGCGCAGTCATCATTGCGGCGGCTGGCGAAGTCGTTTCACGCCAAGGGCCATCGGGTGCGCGTGGCATTGCTCCAGGAATATCCGGAGCATCCTACGGCGGGACGGACGGATTTGTTAGAGCACGGCATCGAAGTCTTCGTTCCTCCGCCATCGGGCATCATCGGGCCGCAGGAGTCGGTGGATTTGATCCTCGCCGAAATGACCGCCGACCCGCCCGCGGCAGTGGTGTTCTGGAATGCGATCACGCTTCACAAGCTGCTGCTCGCCGACGCGCTCCCGTTCACGCCGGTGCATGACATTTCGCCGGGTGAAATGTGGTTCTCGTCCTTCGAGCGGACGATGGAGAATCCTCCCCCGGGACTGCCGTGCCGGGTGCCACGCCACTACGGCCGCTTGTTAGAGAGCTTTGTTGTAAAATACGGGGCGGAAGCAGAACGGGCGAAGGCAATTGGCGCTCCCGTCGCAGTCATCCCGAACGGGGTGTTGCTGCCGGATCAACCTCGCCGGCGCTCACACTTCAAAGGGAAGCTGGTCTTCGGCACCGCCGCTCGAATCAGCCCGCAGAAGCGTCTGGACGAGCTGATCGAAGCGTTCCGGATCGCCTTGCCCGAGTTGCCAGACTGCGTCCTGAGAATCGCCGGCGGGGTCGAGACCGGTGCGGAAGAGTGTGCGGAATCATTGCGGGAACTCGCAATGGATCTGCCCGTCGAATGGCGGCGCGAGACGCAGGACATCGGCGGCTTTCACGCGGGCTGCGATGTCTTTGTGATGATCTCCGATCCCGCGGGTTGCCCGAATGCCTCGCTGGAAGCGCTGGCTTCGGGCCTGCCGGTGATCGCCAGCGATGTCGGCGGTGCTTCCGAGCAAGTCATCGACGGAGTGAATGGCCGGCTGGTTCCGGCGCGCGACGTTCGGGCATTCGCTAACGCCATGGTCGATCTGGCCCATGATGCTACGAAACGCGACGCGATGAGCGTGGCCGCCCGGGAACACATCCGAAGACACTTCACCCTGGAGCGAATGACGAACGACTACCTGCGACTTTTCCTCCCGGATGCCATCTAA
- a CDS encoding formylglycine-generating enzyme family protein has product MKPSLLSAGMLLIAGIAIAAEPALKLDLGGGTTMDLLLVPAGQFTQGSPPGEASRAADETQRNVRISHDYYIGSSAVTRGQWERFVADTRYRTEAETGTSGGYGWDGSALAQRKEFTWKTPGFQQTAEHPVCLVTFPDAQAFCTWLERKSGRKISLPTEAQWEYACRAGTTTPWHGEDIAWHKGNAGNGTRPVDSKPANPWGLFIAGNVSEWCLDWYAPYPAGDAIDPRQDNPNLSDKPRRVLRGGSWIRGASNTRSAARYRADPRSRNGDIGFRILASTEAIVAPPPPPPRPTLPELPPVEAETSSPPVTIPDVPPQREAPTRSSRESSPSILPSLFKGLFCLLIPVVLVIKFVLLASRARKGRQQRPVALFRPAPQPAHRPPVRAPVRKTDDGFWVHGDWPEGTMLTVRYVIAGTAMVQELLYRPGDDGQFVFTGSEPDSVSVVAGDEPQDDLPTTIFSTPPPFPTRRHDDDDDDHRRPPIFPSAY; this is encoded by the coding sequence ATGAAACCCTCCCTGCTCTCCGCCGGCATGCTCCTGATCGCAGGCATCGCGATCGCCGCGGAACCGGCCTTGAAGCTCGATCTGGGCGGCGGCACGACGATGGATCTCCTGCTCGTCCCCGCGGGGCAATTCACCCAGGGATCCCCGCCCGGCGAAGCGAGCCGGGCTGCGGATGAAACCCAGCGGAACGTCCGGATCAGCCATGACTACTACATCGGCAGTAGTGCCGTGACCCGGGGCCAGTGGGAGCGCTTTGTCGCGGACACCCGCTACCGCACGGAGGCAGAGACCGGCACCAGCGGCGGCTATGGCTGGGACGGAAGTGCCCTCGCCCAACGGAAGGAGTTCACCTGGAAGACCCCCGGCTTCCAGCAGACCGCCGAACATCCGGTTTGTCTCGTCACCTTTCCTGATGCGCAGGCGTTCTGCACCTGGCTCGAACGAAAATCGGGCCGGAAGATCTCGCTGCCGACGGAGGCACAGTGGGAATACGCCTGCCGCGCCGGCACCACGACTCCATGGCACGGCGAGGACATCGCATGGCACAAGGGCAATGCCGGCAACGGCACGAGACCTGTCGATTCCAAGCCCGCCAATCCCTGGGGGCTCTTCATCGCAGGCAATGTGTCGGAGTGGTGCCTCGACTGGTATGCGCCCTACCCCGCGGGCGACGCCATCGATCCCCGACAAGACAATCCGAACCTGAGCGACAAGCCCCGCCGGGTCTTGCGCGGCGGCTCGTGGATCCGCGGCGCGAGCAATACCCGCAGCGCTGCCCGCTACCGGGCTGACCCGCGCAGCCGGAATGGCGACATCGGCTTCCGCATTCTGGCCAGCACCGAAGCCATCGTCGCGCCGCCACCACCTCCCCCGCGGCCAACCCTACCCGAGCTGCCACCGGTAGAAGCCGAGACCTCATCGCCGCCGGTGACCATTCCCGATGTCCCGCCGCAACGTGAAGCGCCGACTCGCAGCTCGCGCGAGTCTTCCCCCTCAATTCTTCCGTCGCTGTTCAAGGGTCTCTTCTGCCTGCTGATCCCGGTTGTCCTCGTGATCAAGTTCGTCCTCCTGGCCTCCCGTGCAAGAAAGGGCCGCCAACAAAGGCCCGTCGCACTTTTCCGCCCGGCTCCCCAACCCGCCCACCGGCCCCCCGTTCGCGCTCCCGTAAGAAAAACCGACGATGGCTTCTGGGTCCACGGCGATTGGCCGGAAGGCACCATGCTCACGGTCCGCTACGTGATCGCCGGCACCGCCATGGTTCAGGAACTCCTTTACCGTCCGGGAGACGATGGCCAGTTCGTCTTCACCGGCAGCGAGCCCGATTCCGTCAGCGTGGTCGCTGGCGACGAGCCGCAAGACGACCTCCCGACGACGATCTTCAGCACCCCTCCCCCGTTTCCGACCCGACGGCATGACGACGACGATGATGACCACCGTCGCCCTCCGATCTTCCCCTCGGCCTACTGA
- the trhA gene encoding PAQR family membrane homeostasis protein TrhA, with protein sequence MASMVTHALGTALAIVALVVMVMRAEGEAFRTISALVFGGTLVLLYGSSTIYHATSCPRRKPWLQALDHACIYLLIAGSYTPLTLVALRGPWGWTLFGIVWFLAIAGVLLKTFGRGRRDTWWSTALYIVMGWLAVIAFGPMLRALSPAGVAWMVAGGLCYTLGVIFFAWKRLRYNHAIWHLFVLAGSACHVVATALYILR encoded by the coding sequence ATGGCGAGCATGGTGACCCATGCGCTCGGCACCGCGCTGGCGATCGTGGCACTGGTGGTGATGGTGATGAGGGCCGAGGGGGAAGCTTTCCGCACGATTTCCGCCCTGGTTTTCGGCGGCACGCTGGTCCTGCTATACGGCTCATCCACGATCTACCATGCGACCTCCTGCCCGCGGAGAAAGCCGTGGCTCCAAGCACTGGATCATGCGTGCATCTACCTCTTGATCGCCGGCTCCTACACCCCCCTCACCCTGGTCGCGCTGCGCGGGCCGTGGGGGTGGACCTTGTTCGGGATCGTGTGGTTTCTGGCCATCGCCGGAGTGCTGCTGAAGACCTTCGGCCGCGGCAGGCGCGACACCTGGTGGTCTACCGCGCTCTACATCGTGATGGGCTGGCTGGCGGTGATCGCCTTCGGCCCGATGCTGCGCGCGCTGTCACCCGCCGGTGTGGCGTGGATGGTCGCCGGCGGCCTCTGCTACACGCTGGGCGTGATCTTCTTCGCGTGGAAGCGGCTGCGCTACAACCACGCGATCTGGCACCTCTTCGTGCTGGCTGGAAGTGCCTGCCACGTGGTGGCCACGGCGCTGTATATTTTGCGGTGA
- a CDS encoding SDR family NAD(P)-dependent oxidoreductase: MKLDQKIAIVTGGSRGLGRNIALALAARGADVILTYREKKAEGEGVAAEIEALGRKAVALQLDVSSTASFAGFAESVRTALLETWQRESFDFLVNNAGIDSSAPFAEMTEENFDRLYQVHLKGVYFLTQRLLPLIADGGRIVCTSTGLARFSIPGYSAYAAMKGAVEVMARYLAKELGPRRIGVNVVAPGAIETDFTAGHLAHAGVREMLSAQTALGRVGVPDDIGGVVAFLCSEEGRWVNAQRIEASGGMLL; the protein is encoded by the coding sequence ATGAAACTCGACCAAAAGATCGCCATCGTCACCGGTGGTAGCCGCGGCCTCGGCCGCAACATCGCCCTCGCACTCGCTGCCCGCGGTGCGGACGTGATTCTTACCTATCGTGAAAAGAAGGCCGAAGGCGAAGGTGTAGCCGCGGAGATCGAGGCGCTCGGTCGCAAGGCGGTCGCGCTCCAGTTGGATGTTTCCTCCACCGCTAGCTTTGCCGGTTTTGCGGAGTCGGTCCGCACGGCGCTGTTAGAGACGTGGCAGCGGGAGAGTTTCGACTTCCTCGTGAACAACGCGGGGATCGACTCGTCCGCGCCCTTCGCTGAGATGACCGAGGAGAACTTCGACCGGCTCTATCAGGTCCACTTGAAGGGCGTCTATTTCCTCACCCAGCGACTGCTGCCTTTGATTGCCGATGGCGGGCGCATCGTCTGCACGTCCACCGGCCTCGCGAGGTTCTCGATTCCCGGCTACTCGGCCTACGCCGCGATGAAAGGCGCGGTCGAGGTGATGGCCCGCTATCTGGCAAAGGAACTCGGCCCGCGCCGGATCGGCGTGAACGTCGTGGCACCCGGTGCGATCGAGACCGACTTCACTGCGGGCCACCTCGCGCATGCCGGAGTCCGGGAGATGCTTTCTGCCCAGACTGCGCTTGGCCGCGTTGGCGTGCCGGACGACATCGGCGGCGTGGTCGCGTTCCTCTGCTCGGAGGAAGGCCGCTGGGTGAATGCCCAGCGCATCGAGGCCTCGGGCGGGATGCTTTTATGA
- a CDS encoding AraC family transcriptional regulator yields MSAKQHPMENLIAAARPGRLVELLGGLAQGDGFNATRLPGVKLMRLGCAMVRGPVSYDPSIVIIAQGRKRGYLGDQVFTYDANHFLVLSVPLPFECETLASPEGPMLGISIGVTPTTIAELMMAMEKPLPIPMGKPEAIRANPLTEPLYDAAVRLVEALHSPEDARILGPQIVREITYRVLTGEEGGPLRALAAPHSHFGQISRALQRIHDDFATPVDMATLASEAGMSVSTFHAHFKAVTSSPPLQYLKTIRLHKARLMMVQGGETAASAARLVGYESASQFSREFKRFFGATPAAETEKLKASLMQLA; encoded by the coding sequence ATGAGCGCAAAACAACATCCGATGGAAAATCTCATCGCCGCGGCCCGGCCGGGTCGACTGGTGGAACTGTTAGGCGGCCTCGCGCAGGGCGATGGCTTCAACGCGACACGCCTGCCCGGGGTGAAGCTGATGCGCCTGGGCTGTGCCATGGTGAGGGGCCCCGTCTCCTATGACCCTAGTATCGTGATCATCGCACAAGGCCGGAAGCGCGGCTATCTGGGCGACCAGGTTTTCACCTACGATGCGAATCATTTCCTGGTGCTCTCGGTGCCGCTGCCCTTCGAGTGCGAGACCCTCGCCTCACCCGAGGGACCCATGCTCGGGATCTCGATCGGGGTGACACCCACCACAATCGCCGAGCTGATGATGGCCATGGAAAAACCGCTCCCCATCCCGATGGGCAAGCCGGAGGCGATCCGCGCGAATCCACTCACCGAACCGCTCTACGATGCCGCGGTGAGACTGGTGGAAGCGCTGCATTCCCCGGAAGACGCGCGCATCCTGGGACCGCAGATCGTGCGCGAGATCACCTACCGCGTGCTGACCGGTGAGGAAGGCGGCCCCCTGCGCGCGCTGGCGGCGCCCCACAGTCACTTCGGCCAGATCAGCCGGGCCCTCCAGCGCATTCACGACGACTTTGCCACGCCCGTGGACATGGCCACGCTGGCGAGCGAGGCGGGCATGAGCGTCTCGACATTCCACGCCCACTTCAAGGCAGTGACCAGCTCGCCACCCTTGCAGTATTTGAAGACAATCCGCCTTCACAAGGCGCGGCTCATGATGGTGCAGGGGGGCGAGACGGCGGCTAGCGCTGCCCGCCTCGTGGGCTATGAAAGCGCCTCGCAATTCAGCCGTGAATTCAAGCGCTTCTTCGGCGCGACACCGGCCGCGGAGACGGAAAAGCTCAAGGCGAGCTTGATGCAGCTCGCGTAA
- a CDS encoding SDR family oxidoreductase, with protein sequence MNTNRKVILVTGASSGIGEATARHLAAKGHHLVIGARRTDRLEKLAAELNAAGGSVEFTSLDVTDLEDVRAFAGLAIEKHGRIDVIVNNAGVMPLSPLEALKIDEWNQMIDVNIRGVLHGIAAALPVMKKQGSGQVINVSSIAGHAVWPTCAVYSATKYAVVAISDGLRQENTDIRVTVISPGVTTSELAHTITHEATAGFIDKFREVAIPAEAIAKAIGFAIDQPDDVDVNEIIVRPTASAN encoded by the coding sequence ATGAACACCAATCGCAAAGTCATCCTCGTCACCGGAGCCAGCAGCGGCATCGGTGAAGCCACCGCCCGCCACCTCGCCGCGAAGGGCCACCACCTCGTCATCGGCGCCCGCCGCACCGACCGGCTCGAGAAGCTCGCCGCCGAACTCAATGCCGCCGGCGGCTCGGTGGAATTCACCTCGCTCGATGTGACCGACCTCGAAGACGTGCGCGCCTTCGCCGGCCTCGCGATCGAGAAGCACGGCCGCATCGACGTGATCGTGAACAACGCCGGCGTGATGCCGCTGTCGCCGCTCGAAGCGCTCAAGATCGACGAGTGGAATCAGATGATCGACGTGAATATCCGCGGCGTGCTCCACGGCATCGCCGCCGCGCTGCCGGTGATGAAGAAGCAAGGCTCCGGACAGGTGATCAATGTCTCCTCGATCGCCGGTCACGCCGTCTGGCCGACCTGCGCGGTCTACAGCGCCACGAAGTATGCCGTGGTCGCGATCTCCGATGGCCTTCGTCAAGAGAACACCGACATCCGCGTTACTGTCATCTCGCCGGGCGTCACCACCTCGGAGCTGGCCCACACGATCACCCACGAGGCGACCGCCGGCTTCATCGACAAGTTCCGCGAGGTGGCCATCCCGGCGGAAGCGATTGCCAAGGCGATCGGCTTTGCGATCGATCAACCCGATGACGTGGACGTGAACGAGATCATCGTTCGCCCAACCGCGAGCGCGAACTGA
- a CDS encoding response regulator, whose product MIKLGIVEDSRTTREGLETIINLSPDFRCVCSCDTAEKALIQLPKHAPEVVLMDIQLPGMSGIECVARLKKLLPETQVIMVTVYEDPDRVFSALRNGASGYLLKRSTPEQVLTAIRDVQQGGAPMSGEIARKVILHFRDQSTSAEEVEKLTAREREVLELVAEGFINKEIGERLGVSTEAVRWHLKHIYVKLHVRSRTEAALKFRGPK is encoded by the coding sequence ATGATCAAGCTCGGCATCGTCGAAGACAGCAGGACCACCCGCGAGGGCTTGGAGACCATCATCAATCTCTCGCCGGATTTCCGCTGCGTGTGCTCCTGCGACACCGCAGAGAAGGCACTCATCCAGCTCCCGAAGCACGCGCCGGAAGTCGTGCTCATGGACATCCAGCTTCCCGGCATGTCGGGCATCGAGTGCGTGGCGCGGCTCAAGAAACTGCTGCCCGAGACGCAGGTCATCATGGTGACCGTCTATGAAGACCCAGACCGCGTCTTCAGCGCGCTGCGCAATGGTGCCTCCGGCTATCTGCTGAAGCGCTCCACGCCGGAGCAGGTGCTCACCGCCATCCGCGATGTCCAGCAGGGAGGCGCGCCGATGAGCGGCGAGATCGCACGCAAGGTCATTCTTCATTTCCGCGATCAATCTACCTCGGCGGAGGAGGTGGAGAAGCTCACCGCCCGCGAGCGCGAGGTGCTGGAGTTGGTGGCGGAGGGCTTCATCAACAAGGAAATCGGCGAGCGACTCGGCGTGTCGACGGAGGCTGTGCGCTGGCACTTGAAGCACATCTACGTGAAGCTCCACGTACGCTCCCGCACGGAGGCCGCGCTGAAATTCCGCGGGCCGAAGTGA